In Pyxicephalus adspersus chromosome 12, UCB_Pads_2.0, whole genome shotgun sequence, a genomic segment contains:
- the SLC27A3 gene encoding long-chain fatty acid transport protein 3 yields MWVLLGVLAVSVAVVWPPGPRRLALFLHDALFILRTFFLKRTVRRWIREGALSLPGLFQLQLRRSPDSPLLLFPEQRVTYRHLEQCSNRAANALLPHTTPGATVALLLPNRPEFLAAWIALSKLGQIAAFLNSNTRRGALRHCLEACGARGLITSPDLFHAVREILPDIRELGITVWVMGPGDYPDDVMDLQALMDAAPDTPPPADLGVVRNPMDTAICIFTSGTTGLPKAARISHLKTLMCCAFYQLGGATSTDVIYMSLPLYHKSGALLGVGGCIGVGASMVLKERFSASQFWNDCRKYNVTVFQYIGELCRYLTNQPQTDGEKNHKVRLAAGSGLRPDVWKDFSRRFGNIKIFETYGMTEFNITFLNYTGTPGAVGRGTYLYKKFCPFDLIRFDTQEGEAIRDPQGRCQRTSTGETGLLISPVTPMSPFLGYVGGRELSERKLLRDVFQKGDCYFNTGDLMVQDNLGFVYFRDRTGDTFRWKGENVATTEVSEIMSGLDFFQEVNVYGVTIQGHEGRIGMAAVTLRPGRELNLDQVFSHVMEFLPSYARPRFLRVLEHMETTGTFKQQKQRLVNEGFSPLVISDPLYLLDEGSHSYRPLTEDLHSQILSSEFRV; encoded by the exons ATGTGGGTGTTGCTGGGGGTCCTCGCGGTGTCGGTGGCGGTTGTGTGGCCCCCGGGGCCCCGGCGGCTCGCTCTCTTCCTGCACGATGCTCTCTTTATTCTCCGTACTTTCTTCCTGAAGCGGACGGTCCGCCGTTGGATCCGGGAAGGGGCGCTCAGCCTGCCGGGGCTCTTCCAGCTGCAGCTCCGGAGGTCCCCGGACTCCCCCCTCCTCCTATTCCCGGAGCAGAGGGTCACCTACCGGCACCTGGAGCAATGCAGCAACCGGGCGGCCAATGCCCTCCTCCCCCACACCACCCCGGGGGCCACTGTGGCCCTTCTACTGCCCAACCGCCCCGAATTCCTGGCGGCCTGGATCGCCCTCAGCAAACTGGGCCAGATCGCCGCCTTCCTGAACAGCAACACTCGGCGGGGGGCCCTAAGGCATTGCCTGGAGGCGTGCGGGGCCCGGGGCCTCATCACCAGCCCAG ATCTCTTCCATGCGGTGCGGGAGATTCTCCCCGATATTCGGGAATTGGGGATCACCGTGTGGGTGATGGGCCCCGGAGATTACCCCGATGATGTAATGGACCTCCAGGCCCTGATGGACGCGGCTCCTGACACCCCGCCGCCGGCTGATCTGGGCGTTGTGAGGAACCCAATGGACACCGCCATCTGCATCTTCACCTCGGGCACCACAG GATTACCCAAAGCGGCTCGGATCAGTCACCTGAAGACCCTGATGTGCTGCGCCTTCTACCAGCTGGGCGGCGCCACCTCCACCGATGTCATCTACATGTCCCTGCCCCTCTACCACAAATCCGGGGCCCTGCTGGGCGTCGGGGGCTGCATCGGCGTCG GGGCGTCTATGGTCCTCAAGGAACGATTCTCCGCCAGCCAATTCTGGAACGACTGCCGCAAATACAACGTCACCGTCTTCCAATACATCGGGGAGCTGTGCCGATACCTCACCAACCAACCCCAG ACTGACGGTGAGAAGAACCACAAAGTGCGCCTGGCTGCGGGAAGCGGGCTCCGCCCCGACGTCTGGAAGGATTTCTCACGCCGATTTGGGAATATTAAAATCTTCGAGACTTACGGAATGACCGAGTTCAATATTACTTTCCTCAACTACACCGGAACACCTGGGGCTGTGGGCAGAGGAACCTACCTGTACAAG AAATTCTGCCCATTTGATCTCATCCGCTTTGATACCCAGGAGGGGGAGGCAATCAGAGATCCGCAGGGGCGGTGCCAGCGCACAAGTACAG GAGAGACGGGGCTCCTGATTTCGCCGGTCACCCCCATGTCCCCGTTCTTGGGTTACGTCGGGGGCCGGGAGTTGTCGGAGAGGAAGTTGTTGAGGGACGTTTTCCAGAAGGGTGACTGCTACTTCAACACCGGGGACCTGATGGTGCAGGACAACCTGGGCTTCGTCTACTTCCGGGACAGGACAGGGGACACGTTCAG GTGGAAGGGGGAGAACGTGGCCACCACTGAGGTGTCAGAGATCATGAGCGGGCTGGACTTTTTCCAGGAGGTCAATGTCTATGGGGTCACCATCCAAG GACATGAAGGTCGGATCGGTATGGCAGCAGTCACCCTGCGCCCCGGCCGTGAGCTGAACTTGGATCAAGTTTTCTCCCACGTGATGGAGTTCCTTCCTTCCTACGCTCGTCCACGCTTCCTGAGAGTTCTG GAACACATGGAGACCACCGGGACCTTCAAGCAGCAGAAGCAGCGATTGGTTAATGAAGGTTTCTCCCCATTGGTTATCTCGGATCCTCTGTACCTCCTGGATGAAGGCTCCCACTCCTATCGTCCACTCACAGAAGATCTCCACTCCCAGATTTTATCCTCAGAATTTCGAGTTTAG
- the LOC140342457 gene encoding LOW QUALITY PROTEIN: immunoglobulin superfamily DCC subclass member 3-like (The sequence of the model RefSeq protein was modified relative to this genomic sequence to represent the inferred CDS: substituted 1 base at 1 genomic stop codon) has protein sequence MWKRLLGVTLLLQGVCALAGDLSFLAEPADAAVIPNRPLILHCHAEGEPPINITWYKDGEPLPRGAHTQQLRNGTLRIANFQKRRPNASDAGEYGCAAQNRYGRLLSRKAKVQVAFLSHFHVNPQPMAVPVGGAARFQCLTTAVPPATIIWERNRTALIPSDPRFTVLPDGILQISGVTRDDIAPYRCLARNGANSRHSKEAWLTLTGKSAADSTHQEPIILSGPQNLTLTVHQTAILECVSTGNPRPVVSWSRLDGRSIGVEGVQVLGNGNLMISDVAVKHSGVYVCAANLWSCLAAPPEFVQWPQSVTHTPGDNATFSCEAQGSPEPKLIWLKNGKSLIPQGNTRLSADNHTLTILRVTSADEALYQCVAENRAGTIQASARLAVTLPQDAPRAPEEVKAEPISANSIQVTWAAPPLEDMDGIIGXVLHIRKDGDSTTQEIQEALSKTTFKHTINNLEPSTNYILFLRAYSPLGASRDSKTISVTTLGKVPKTPAFSVTVLNESSVRVSWDAAGAHRYRLEYRRIPSTAFQGTQTLPGNQTSFTFHGLELSSLYEIKLVAFIAGEEGNSTSGFVSLKPNWNVAPGNQSQARILSEGTKVMPAVL, from the exons ATGTGGAAGCGGCTGCTCGGGGTCACCCTGCTCCTCCAAGGAG TTTGCGCTCTGGCCGGTGACCTTTCCTTCCTGGCCGAGCCGGCCGACGCCGCGGTGATACCGAACCGGCCGCTGATCCTTCACTGCCACGCGGAAGGAGAACCGCCAATCAACATCACCTGGTACAAGGATGGGGAGCCCCTCCCCCGAGGTGCCCACACCCAGCAACTCCGCAACGGAACCCTCCGGATCGCCAACTTCCAGAAGAGGCGGCCAAACGCGTCAGACGCCGGGGAGTACGGCTGTGCCGCACAGAACCGATACGGGAGGCTGCTGAGCCGCAAGGCCAAAGTCCAAGTGGCTT TTCTGTCCCATTTCCACGTCAACCCCCAACCGATGGCGGTACCAGTGGGGGGAGCGGCGCGTTTCCAGTGCCTGACCACAGCCGTCCCCCCGGCCACCATAATCTGGGAGAGGAACCGCACCGCCCTGATACCCTCCGACCCCAG ATTCACCGTCCTCCCCGATGGCATCCTACAGATCTCGGGGGTCACACGCGATGACATCGCCCCCTACAGGTGTCTGGCCAGGAATGGCGCCAACAGCCGACACAGCAAGGAGGCGTGGCTGACTCTTACAGGTAAGTCAG CAGCAGACTCCACCCATCAGGAGCCAATCATTCTCTCCGGCCCACAGAACCTCACACTAACTGTCCACCAGACCGCCATCTTGGAATGCGTCTCCACAGGAAACCCGCGTCCTGTCGTGTCCTGGAGCCGGCTTG aCGGGCGATCGATCGGTGTGGAGGGGGTCCAGGTTCTGGGGAACGGCAATCTGATGATCTCAGACGTGGCTGTGAAACATTCCGGGGTCTACGTCTGCGCTGCCAACCTGTGGTCATG TCTTGCAGCACCACCAGAGTTTGTACAATGGCCGCAGTCGGTAACTCACACCCCCGGGGACAATGCCACCTTCTCCTGCGAAGCACAGGGGTCCCCCGAGCCCAAGCTGATTTGGCTGAAAAATGGAAAATCCCTAATACCCCAGGGGAACACCAGACTGAGCGCTGACAATCA CACTCTGACCATCCTCAGGGTCACCTCCGCCGATGAGGCTCTTTACCAATGCGTTGCCGAGAACAGAGCCGGAACCATCCAAGCCAGCGCCCGACTAGCGGTCACCCTGCCACAGGACGCTCCGAGAGCCCCGGAGGAGGTGAAGGCTGAACCCATTTCTGCCAATTCTATCCAGGTGACGTGGGCTGCACCACCACTGGAGGACATGGATGGGATAATTGGATAGGTACTACACATCCGTAAAGATGGCG ACTCCACCACTCAGGAGATACAAGAAGCTCTCAGTAAGACGACCTTCAAGCACACCATAAACAATCTTGAACCTTCCACCAATTACATCCTTTTTCTGCGGGCATATTCACCTCTGGGTGCCAGTCGGGACTCCAAAACCATCTCCGTCACCACACTGGGGAAAG TCCCAAAGACTCCTGCCTTCTCGGTCACAGTGCTCAATGAAAGCTCCGTACGGGTCAGCTGGGATGCTGCTGGCGCTCACCGTTACAGACTGGAATATCGCAGGATACCATCCACAGCATTCCAGGGAACTCAGACTCTGCCCGGGAACCAGACGTCCTTCACCTTCCATGGTCTTG AATTGTCCTCTCTCTATGAGATCAAATTGGTGGCCTTTATTGCCGGTGAGGAGGGGAACAGCACTAGCGGATTTGTGTCTCTGAAGCCAAACTGGAACGTGGCACCGGGTAACCAATCACAGGCCAGAATTTTATCTGAAGGAACCAAAGTCATGCCTGCTGTCCTCTAG